One genomic segment of Deinococcus radiopugnans ATCC 19172 includes these proteins:
- a CDS encoding glucose 1-dehydrogenase: protein MTSPLQKSLTDKVALVTGGSRGIGRAIARRLAAEGALVAVHYGSRREAAEETVSLIEQEGGQAFALGARLEDTAALPGLLATLDQHLLERRGKTSLNILINNAGITPRNRLEDVREAEVDEVFALNVKAPFFLIQQVVSRMSAGDRIINVSSGATRIALPDIVAYAMTKGAINTLTLTLAKELGPRGITVNAVLPGIVDTDMNAGWLHDAEAWAGAASLSVLGRVGQPTDVAEVVAFLASEASRWITGQCLDVTGGSQL, encoded by the coding sequence ATGACTTCACCTCTCCAAAAATCCCTCACCGACAAAGTCGCCCTCGTCACCGGGGGCAGCCGTGGTATCGGCCGGGCCATCGCCCGTCGTCTGGCCGCAGAGGGCGCGCTGGTGGCCGTACATTACGGCTCACGGCGCGAAGCGGCGGAAGAAACGGTGTCCCTGATCGAGCAGGAGGGCGGTCAGGCCTTTGCCCTGGGGGCTCGATTGGAGGACACTGCGGCACTTCCAGGTCTACTCGCTACCCTGGACCAGCACCTCCTGGAACGGAGGGGGAAAACTTCCCTGAACATCCTGATCAACAATGCCGGGATCACACCGAGGAACAGGCTGGAGGACGTCCGGGAAGCTGAGGTGGACGAGGTGTTCGCGTTGAATGTGAAAGCACCTTTTTTCCTGATTCAGCAGGTGGTCTCCCGCATGTCGGCAGGTGACCGGATCATCAACGTGTCCTCGGGCGCAACCCGGATTGCCCTGCCGGACATCGTGGCCTACGCCATGACCAAGGGGGCCATCAACACCCTGACCCTCACGCTGGCCAAAGAGCTGGGTCCCCGGGGCATCACGGTGAACGCGGTGCTTCCCGGCATCGTGGACACGGACATGAACGCAGGGTGGCTGCATGACGCGGAGGCCTGGGCCGGAGCGGCCTCCCTCTCTGTCCTGGGCCGGGTAGGGCAGCCCACGGATGTGGCGGAGGTGGTGGCGTTCCTGGCGTCGGAGGCGAGCCGTTGGATTACTGGTCAATGCCTGGACGTTACGGGTGGCTCCCAACTGTGA
- a CDS encoding Crp/Fnr family transcriptional regulator — MASSDFLTAWSQALGEAGASWTVPEQHWSRELAQAEQQHLVQAGQVRLLGHRDWLFRYGDPVEACFFVVLEGRLKLSMPDAPGGERTTGLVGPGDLFGADSCAGLRGYTHEAVCLTSSARVIAVSSARFEEAVRQAPQLALALSRALAQETRRAREMSEATSLPAEVRVAHLLLTLTHRFGEPLQNGTVRVVLNLRHDELASLAGTTRVSATQAFRRLRDAKAVTGTRGVYEVQPLTLQAWIAAGAADQ; from the coding sequence ATGGCTTCTTCGGATTTCCTGACCGCCTGGTCGCAGGCTCTGGGCGAGGCAGGGGCAAGTTGGACGGTCCCTGAGCAGCACTGGAGCCGCGAACTGGCTCAGGCTGAGCAGCAACACCTTGTTCAGGCCGGACAGGTCAGGCTCCTCGGACATCGGGACTGGCTCTTCCGGTACGGTGACCCGGTCGAGGCGTGTTTTTTCGTGGTGCTGGAGGGGCGGTTGAAGCTGAGCATGCCTGATGCCCCTGGCGGAGAGCGGACCACTGGACTGGTGGGACCAGGGGACCTGTTCGGTGCGGACAGTTGTGCAGGTCTGCGCGGCTACACCCATGAAGCGGTGTGTTTGACCTCCTCTGCGCGGGTGATTGCGGTTTCCTCCGCCCGTTTCGAAGAGGCGGTCCGGCAGGCACCGCAGCTCGCGCTGGCCCTATCCCGTGCCCTGGCCCAGGAAACGCGCCGGGCGCGGGAGATGAGCGAGGCTACAAGTCTTCCAGCAGAGGTGCGGGTGGCCCACCTGCTGCTGACGTTGACCCACCGCTTCGGCGAGCCTCTACAGAACGGGACGGTACGCGTGGTCTTGAACCTGCGCCATGACGAACTGGCTTCCCTGGCAGGCACCACGCGCGTCAGCGCCACCCAGGCCTTCAGGCGTCTGCGTGACGCGAAAGCCGTGACAGGCACGCGGGGTGTATATGAGGTTCAACCCCTCACCCTGCAAGCCTGGATTGCCGCAGGGGCGGCTGACCAATAG